The segment AAAAGCTCGCCTTCCGGTTCGACGTTCGCGGTCGGCACGCCCAGGGCTTTGCCGCGGCCGGCCCCGTGCACGACCGCGCCGCTTATCTCGAATGGCCGGCCAAGCAGCAGCGCCGCGCCGTCGACGCGGCCTTCCAGCACGAACTCGCGCACCTTGGTCGAAGAACACGTCAGTCCGCCGACGCTGACCCGCGGAACGACGGTGACGCCCATCTTCAAAGACGCGCCCAGCTCCGCCAGCAAGCGGGCATCGCCCGCCCGTTCGCGGCCGAAACTGAAGTCATAGCCCACCACCACCTCGCGCGCGTCCAGATCGCGGCGCAGGACCTGGGACACAAAATCGGCCGCTTCGATGGCGGCAAAAGCGGCGTCGAAGGGCTCGACCACGATCAACCGGGCGCCGGCCGCCGCCAGCAATTCGAGGCGCCGCCCGAGCGAGACGATCAGCGGCGGCGCCAGTGTCGGGGCGAACAGCTGGGCCGGGTGCGGATCGAACGTCAGCACGGCGGTGGTGGCCCCGCGCGCGGCGCCTCGCGCCTGCGCCGCATGCACCAGCGCCTGGTGGCCGCGGTGAACGCCGTCGAAGTTGCCGATGGCCAGAGCCAGGCCGCCAGGAAATTTCGCCCGCAGCGGCGCCAGCTCTCGGCGGCCGCGGACCACCTGCAAAAGCGCGTCGCTCACGATGACGGCCTTCCGCCCACCATGCGGGCGATCGCCGCCAGCAGCGCTTCCAGCTCGAACGGCTTTTCGATGATGTGATCGTGGGTGACGCCCATGGCGGCGCGGCGTTTGGGCGGCACGCCGGTCATCAAAGTAACCGGCACCGACGGAAAAATCGCCTCCAGCTCTTTCAGTAGTTGCTGCGGGCCGGCTGACCCAGCGACCATCAGGTCACTGACCAGCGCCGCCGGGCGCAGCCCGCGCGTCGCTTCGGCGCGGGCGGCGTTCACGTCGCGCACCAGCTGCACACCGTAGCCGGCCTCGCCGAGGACCGCGGCGACCAGGCCACCGATCTGCAGATCGTCTTCGATGATGAGGATGGTTTCTCCGGGCATTGACTTCCGAGGAGGAGAACGAAAGAATATGCGCCCGAGTTGAAGACAACCTCTTCTCGGCGTCAACAGCAGACGCGACCAGGAGTCCCGAACCCATGACCGCGCCTGCTCGGACGAACGCGAAACAGACCAAGTTTATTTTTGTCACCGGTGGCGTCGTCTCGTCGCTGGGCAAAGGGCTCGCTTCCGCGGCGATCGGCAGCCTGCTGGAAGGACGCGGTCTCAAGATCAGCATCCAGAAGCTGGACCCGTATTTGAACGTCGACCCGGGG is part of the Polyangia bacterium genome and harbors:
- a CDS encoding response regulator, which translates into the protein MPGETILIIEDDLQIGGLVAAVLGEAGYGVQLVRDVNAARAEATRGLRPAALVSDLMVAGSAGPQQLLKELEAIFPSVPVTLMTGVPPKRRAAMGVTHDHIIEKPFELEALLAAIARMVGGRPSS
- a CDS encoding bifunctional riboflavin kinase/FAD synthetase, coding for MSDALLQVVRGRRELAPLRAKFPGGLALAIGNFDGVHRGHQALVHAAQARGAARGATTAVLTFDPHPAQLFAPTLAPPLIVSLGRRLELLAAAGARLIVVEPFDAAFAAIEAADFVSQVLRRDLDAREVVVGYDFSFGRERAGDARLLAELGASLKMGVTVVPRVSVGGLTCSSTKVREFVLEGRVDGAALLLGRPFEISGAVVHGAGRGKALGVPTANVEPEGELLPGIGIYAGRATVLAGGAAAGLSRPCAISVGTNPQFSAAGTVGVEAHLLDYDGDLYGQRLRIDVMQRLRGEQRFASIDALLAQISDDVAQTRKIVS